In Sardina pilchardus chromosome 8, fSarPil1.1, whole genome shotgun sequence, a genomic segment contains:
- the mrpl41 gene encoding large ribosomal subunit protein mL41: MGLLSTLTRGLIRGADRMSAFTSKRGPRSNYKGRGARPAGRLTCSGKFVPVKEMIPEFVVPSLEGFKLRPYVSYKAPDGTEPVLTPETLFSQTVAPQIKKDIEEGTFDMNNLKKYGLDPKQEGKLFKLYPKNFVR, translated from the coding sequence ATGGGGTTGCTGTCAACACTGACACGCGGGCTGATAAGAGGAGCAGACCGAATGTCTGCGTTCACCAGCAAGCGTGGCCCAAGGTCCAACTACAAAGGGAGAGGGGCAAGACCAGCAGGCCGTCTGACCTGCAGTGGGAAGTTTGTCCCTGTGAAAGAGATGATCCCGGAGTTTGTAGTGCCTTCCCTGGAGGGGTTTAAACTCAGGCCTTATGTGTCCTATAAAGCCCCAGATGGAACAGAACCTGTTCTCACACCCGAGACGCTCTTCAGTCAGACTGTTGCTCCGCAAATTAAAAAGGACATTGAAGAGGGCACATTCGATATGAACAACCTGAAGAAATACGGCCTTGACCCCAAACAAGAAGGAAAGCTGTTCAAACTGTATCCCAAAAACTTTGTGCGCTAA
- the paxx gene encoding protein PAXX — protein MDQSTISKLFFTVSDKTDGSKYLCYIHDCAGDLNIGVTDAEDVWRTRITDETKAQLLKHYSLKSIEDCLMKLRSSCGKGKASVSVEVGQVVIHLGPSPRDFAMTLAKLDEVDGKVELKELLFRMADSLSHWQSAEGPQALHSPGKNSHKRDNEFAPRKQSSTGPYVGSRKRLPGDSLINPGTKSKRPATGVAFDDDGDEV, from the exons ATGGATCAAAGTACTATATCAAAGCTTTTCTTCACAGTGTCAGATAAAACAGACGGATCCAAGTATTTATGCTACATTCACGACTGCGCAGGTGATTTAAATATAGG GGTGACCGATGCAGAAGATGTATGGAGAACAAGGATAACCGATGAGACAAAAGCCCAACTT CTGAAACACTACTCCTTGAAATCAATAGAAGATTGCCTTATGAAATTGAG ATCATCATGTGGTAAAGGAAAGGCCTCTGTGTCAGTGGAGGTGGGGCAGGTGGTCATCCATCTTGGGCCTTCACCAAGAGACTTTGCCATGACCCTGGCCAAACTTGATGAGGTTGATGGGAAAGTTGAGCTGAAGGAGCTTCTGTTTAGGATGGCTGACAGCTTGAGTCATTGGCAGAGTGCTGAAG GACCTCAGGCATTGCATAGCCCTGGGAAGAACTCTCACAAGAGAGATAATG AGTTTGCGCCTCGAAAACAGAGCAGCACTGGCCCTTATGTAGGATCCCGCAAGCGCCTTCCAGGAGACTCTTTGATCAACCCAGGAACGAAAAG caAGCGACCTGCAACTGGTGTAGCTTTTGATGACGACGGTGATGAAGTATAA
- the dph7 gene encoding diphthine methyltransferase, translated as MAWKSRTRSLQVFDTELSADTVEWCPVPQWHHILACGTYQLQKSQDGAVEESDTPNRIGRLYVFRFQQQGALCPPLTELQRIDTPAILDVKWCHVPVSGQPLLGMATATGELQLHSLQDTQDGLCVLDKVSSTELGPERLALSLDWSTGRGDSSAIRVVSSDSKGCVNVLGLTETSLTALSQWKAHDFEAWIAAFSYWDTQIIYSGGDDCKLKGWDLRIGPSCPTFSSKSHSMGVCSIHSNPHREHILATGSYDEHVLLWDGRNMRRPLSESAMGGGVWRLKWHPTQEHLLLAACMHNDFHILHCQEAMEGSEGPCPILASYILHNSLAYGADWSRVSLDSPPPASPQESREPSLPQPEVGGHLRIQYESPTASFDTSLEDEMGRYIPEPSPQPEPRPIAPPTPALDSPSVSCLLASCSFYDHMLHVWRWDWSPKEAEAEAGRQDQATGDRAAAAP; from the exons ATGGCATGGAAATCAAGAACTCGCAGCTTGCAGGTATTTGACACGGAGTTGAGTGCTGACACGGTTGAATGGTGTCCTGTTCCCCAATGGCACCACATTCTGGCATGTGGGACCTACCAGCTACAGAAGAGCCAAGATGGG GCAGTTGAAGAGTCGGACACGCCAAATAGGATCGGCCGATTATATGTGTTCCGTTTTCAGCAACAAGGGGCATTGTGTCCCCCTTTGACTGAACTTCAGCGCATCGACACACCAGCCATACTAGATGTAAAATG GTGTCATGTTCCAGTGTCAGGGCAACCTCTTTTGGGCATGGCTACAGCCACAGGGGAGCTACAGCTGCACTCGTTGCAGgacacacag GATGGCCTTTGTGTTCTGGATAAAGTATCGAGCACAGAGCTTGGCCCTGAAAGGCTAGCACTCTCATTGGACTGGTCCACAGGAAGAGGCGACAG TAGTGCAATCCGTGTGGTGTCCAGTGACTCTAAAGGCTGTGTCAATGTTCTGGGTCTGACCGAGACGAGCCTGACCGCTCTGTCGCAGTGGAAAGCCCATGACTTTGAAGCTTGGATAGCAGCCTTCAGCTACtgggacacacagatcatttaCTCTG GTGGGGACGATTGCAAACTGAAAGGCTGGGATCTTAGGATAGGTCCCTCGTGCCCCACCTTCAGCAGCAAGAG TCACTCCATGGGCGTTTGCAGCATTCACAGCAACCCACACCGGGAGCATATCCTGGCGACTGGCAG TTACGACGAGCACGTGCTGCTGTGGGACGGGCGCAACATGCGGCGGCCTCTCAGCGAAAGTGCcatggggggaggggtgtggcgTCTGAAGTGGCATCCTACCCAAGAGCACCTGTTGCTGGCAGCCTGCATGCACAACGACTTCCACATACTCCACTGCCAGGAGGCTATGG AGGGCAGTGAAGGACCTTGTCCCATCTTGGCCTCCTACATCCTGCACAACTCCCTTGCCTACGGAGCAGACTGGTCCCGTGTGTCTCTGGACAGTCCTCCTCCGGCCTCCCCTCAGGAGTCCAGAGAACCCAGCCTGCCCCAGCCAGAGGTGGGGGGCCACCTCAGGATCCAGTACGAGTCCCCCACGGCCAGCTTCGACACCTCCCTAGAGGACGAGATGGGCCGCTACATCCCCGAGCCCTCTCCCCAGCCAGAGCCTCGGCCGATCGCACCCCCCACGCCGGCGCTGGACTCTCCCTCGGTCTCCTGCCTGCTGGCCAGCTGCTCTTTCTACGACCACATGCTGCACGTGTGGCGCTGGGACTGGAGCCCAAAGGAGGCCGAGGCCGAGGCGGGGCGGCAGGACCAGGCCACCGGCGACAGGGCAGCCGCGGCACCGTGA